In Mycobacterium tuberculosis H37Rv, a single window of DNA contains:
- a CDS encoding hypothetical protein (A core mycobacterial gene; conserved in mycobacterial strains (See Marmiesse et al., 2004 PMID:14766927).) encodes MKALVAVSAVAVVALLGVSSAQADPEADPGAGEANYGGPPSSPRLVDHTEWAQWGSLPSLRVYPSQVGRTASRRLGMAAADAAWAEVLALSPEADTAGMRAQFICHWQYAEIRQPGKPSWNLEPWRPVVDDSEMLASGCNPGSPEESF; translated from the coding sequence ATGAAAGCCCTGGTGGCCGTGTCGGCGGTGGCCGTCGTCGCACTGCTCGGTGTATCTTCCGCCCAAGCTGATCCCGAGGCGGATCCCGGCGCAGGTGAGGCCAACTATGGTGGCCCCCCAAGTTCCCCACGTCTTGTCGATCACACCGAATGGGCGCAGTGGGGAAGTCTGCCCAGCCTCCGGGTCTACCCGTCCCAAGTTGGGCGTACAGCCTCCCGCCGCCTCGGGATGGCCGCTGCCGACGCGGCCTGGGCCGAGGTTCTCGCGCTGTCACCGGAGGCCGACACTGCCGGCATGCGCGCGCAGTTCATCTGCCACTGGCAGTACGCCGAAATCAGACAACCCGGCAAACCCAGCTGGAACCTCGAGCCGTGGCGGCCGGTCGTCGACGACTCGGAGATGTTGGCTTCCGGCTGCAATCCGGGCAGCCCTGAAGAGTCGTTTTAG
- a CDS encoding transmembrane protein, with protein MLVLLVAVLVTAVYAFVHAALQRPDAYTAADKLTKPVWLVILGAAVALASILYPVLGVLGMAMSACASGVYLVDVRPKLLEIQGKSR; from the coding sequence ATGCTGGTATTGCTGGTCGCCGTCTTGGTGACAGCGGTGTACGCGTTTGTGCATGCTGCGTTGCAGCGGCCCGATGCCTATACCGCCGCCGACAAGCTGACCAAGCCGGTGTGGTTGGTGATCCTGGGCGCGGCCGTGGCGTTGGCCTCCATCCTGTATCCCGTTTTGGGTGTGCTCGGGATGGCGATGTCCGCCTGTGCGTCCGGCGTGTATCTGGTCGACGTGCGGCCCAAGCTTCTCGAGATTCAGGGCAAGTCGCGCTAA
- the hbhA gene encoding heparin binding hemagglutinin HbhA (iron-regulated adhesin A core mycobacterial gene; conserved in mycobacterial strains (See Marmiesse et al., 2004 PMID:14766927).) has protein sequence MAENSNIDDIKAPLLAALGAADLALATVNELITNLRERAEETRTDTRSRVEESRARLTKLQEDLPEQLTELREKFTAEELRKAAEGYLEAATSRYNELVERGEAALERLRSQQSFEEVSARAEGYVDQAVELTQEALGTVASQTRAVGERAAKLVGIELPKKAAPAKKAAPAKKAAPAKKAAAKKAPAKKAAAKKVTQK, from the coding sequence ATGGCTGAAAACTCGAACATTGATGACATCAAGGCTCCGTTGCTTGCCGCGCTTGGAGCGGCCGACCTGGCCTTGGCCACTGTCAACGAGTTGATCACGAACCTGCGTGAGCGTGCGGAGGAGACTCGTACGGACACCCGCAGCCGGGTCGAGGAGAGCCGTGCTCGCCTGACCAAGCTGCAGGAAGATCTGCCCGAGCAGCTCACCGAGCTGCGTGAGAAGTTCACCGCCGAGGAGCTGCGTAAGGCCGCCGAGGGCTACCTCGAGGCCGCGACTAGCCGGTACAACGAGCTGGTCGAGCGCGGTGAGGCCGCTCTAGAGCGGCTGCGCAGCCAGCAGAGCTTCGAGGAAGTGTCGGCGCGCGCCGAAGGCTACGTGGACCAGGCGGTGGAGTTGACCCAGGAGGCGTTGGGTACGGTCGCATCGCAGACCCGCGCGGTCGGTGAGCGTGCCGCCAAGCTGGTCGGCATCGAGCTGCCTAAGAAGGCTGCTCCGGCCAAGAAGGCCGCTCCGGCCAAGAAGGCCGCTCCGGCCAAGAAGGCGGCGGCCAAGAAGGCGCCCGCGAAGAAGGCGGCGGCCAAGAAGGTCACCCAGAAGTAG